One window of the Lipingzhangella halophila genome contains the following:
- a CDS encoding DUF397 domain-containing protein codes for MGEFGAWHKSSYSGGGHQDCVEVAESSEQVKVRDTQHRNAGYLAVSAAEWSAFLADVKDGRL; via the coding sequence ATGGGTGAGTTCGGAGCCTGGCACAAGTCCAGTTACAGCGGAGGAGGGCACCAGGACTGCGTGGAGGTCGCGGAGTCGTCAGAGCAGGTGAAGGTCCGGGACACCCAGCACCGGAACGCCGGGTACCTGGCGGTTTCGGCGGCGGAGTGGTCCGCGTTCCTCGCCGACGTGAAGGACGGCCGACTCTAA
- a CDS encoding helix-turn-helix domain-containing protein: MKSMDGTSQDVARRFGRELARLREMADMTQARLANDLEISSSHLSNLERGYRTPKGPIIAQLDKTLSADGHLVRLWEELTGSGRSVWLDELAELERDAITIMESQTVMFPALLQTEKYARVAVSTLSPWMTRDEVAVSVRNRMERVERFTESQAPIHWAVIDHSVITRKMGPDDLHRAQLSHVANLIECERVSVQVVEGRHAGLAGPFKIISPPGASDVVYAESAHSGQVIDTPEDVRRFRLLYGAVQAVALSPDESARLILKTLEGLGDG; encoded by the coding sequence ATGAAGAGCATGGATGGAACGTCTCAAGACGTGGCGCGCCGATTCGGGCGCGAACTGGCGCGTCTGCGCGAAATGGCAGACATGACGCAAGCCAGGCTTGCGAACGATCTCGAAATCAGTTCTTCGCATCTCTCGAATCTTGAACGCGGATACCGGACTCCGAAGGGGCCGATCATCGCCCAACTGGACAAGACGCTCTCAGCGGACGGTCACCTTGTCCGTCTATGGGAAGAGCTGACGGGTAGCGGGCGTTCTGTCTGGCTTGATGAGTTGGCGGAGCTCGAACGGGATGCCATCACGATCATGGAGTCCCAGACAGTGATGTTCCCGGCGCTCCTTCAAACTGAGAAGTACGCGAGGGTGGCTGTCTCCACTCTGTCGCCATGGATGACACGGGACGAGGTCGCCGTTAGTGTCCGGAACCGCATGGAACGGGTCGAACGTTTCACAGAATCGCAAGCGCCGATCCATTGGGCAGTGATCGATCATTCAGTGATCACTCGTAAGATGGGGCCGGATGACCTGCATAGGGCTCAGCTATCTCACGTAGCCAACCTGATCGAATGCGAGCGTGTATCTGTGCAGGTAGTTGAGGGTCGGCATGCTGGCTTGGCCGGACCGTTCAAGATCATTTCACCTCCAGGGGCGTCTGATGTGGTCTATGCCGAGTCCGCGCACTCCGGTCAGGTCATTGACACCCCCGAGGACGTCCGCAGGTTTCGTCTGCTCTACGGTGCGGTTCAAGCAGTGGCACTGTCCCCCGACGAGTCCGCGCGGCTGATCCTGAAGACCTTGGAAGGACTGGGAGATGGGTGA
- a CDS encoding M20 family metallopeptidase: MNLPEPAAASARAHADLDSVVALTQDLVRIPTRGGIDPYDAAIDHLMGWMDDHGLAPQVLRDASDTAVAVAARVQGRQPGRTWVLDACLDTAPFGDEDAWHHPPTSAVLEDGWLWGRGAADSKVAVAIFCHLAARLLQQPQTLRGEVVVLFDLDEHTGGFAGARRYFDSPDTPADIGGVMIGYPGMNHIVIGGRGVHRARLHVHGVASHSGASRPTPSAIAKAAEIVTALNLAPLPGPADGFAAGKLTVTAIDGGQGFSTVPDLCTLSVDARTTPAFDDAHAAQTIADVVAKVDTDWPETPPTLVEAHTRWPPYALNHDAPLRTALTTAAAHHGFDPAAKIAGPSNIGNYLARLGIPATAGFGPHYEGLHATNERVRIDTIPIVQAIYDRALQLLTQS, translated from the coding sequence ATGAACCTTCCCGAGCCCGCGGCCGCGTCGGCCCGCGCCCACGCCGATCTCGACTCTGTGGTCGCACTCACCCAAGACCTGGTGCGCATCCCTACGCGCGGCGGTATCGACCCCTACGACGCGGCAATCGACCACCTGATGGGCTGGATGGACGATCACGGCCTCGCCCCTCAGGTCCTGCGGGACGCCTCGGATACCGCGGTCGCGGTCGCTGCCCGCGTCCAGGGCCGCCAGCCCGGACGGACCTGGGTGCTGGACGCCTGTCTGGACACTGCTCCTTTCGGCGACGAGGACGCCTGGCACCACCCGCCCACCAGCGCGGTCCTGGAGGATGGCTGGTTGTGGGGACGCGGTGCGGCCGACTCCAAAGTGGCTGTCGCGATTTTCTGCCACCTGGCCGCCCGTCTGCTCCAGCAGCCCCAGACCCTGCGCGGCGAGGTGGTCGTGCTGTTCGACCTCGACGAGCACACCGGCGGATTCGCGGGCGCCCGCCGTTACTTCGACTCCCCGGACACCCCCGCCGACATCGGCGGAGTGATGATCGGCTACCCCGGCATGAACCACATCGTCATCGGAGGACGCGGAGTCCACCGGGCTCGACTGCACGTCCACGGCGTCGCCTCCCACTCCGGAGCCAGCCGCCCCACCCCTTCCGCCATCGCCAAGGCTGCCGAGATTGTCACCGCGCTGAACCTCGCGCCACTGCCGGGCCCCGCCGACGGATTCGCAGCCGGAAAGCTCACCGTGACCGCGATCGACGGCGGCCAAGGATTCTCGACCGTGCCGGATCTGTGCACCCTCAGCGTTGACGCCCGCACCACCCCCGCATTCGACGACGCCCACGCCGCTCAAACCATCGCCGATGTGGTCGCCAAGGTCGACACCGACTGGCCCGAGACTCCGCCGACACTGGTCGAAGCCCACACCCGCTGGCCCCCCTACGCGCTGAACCACGACGCGCCCCTACGCACAGCGCTCACCACCGCCGCCGCCCACCACGGCTTCGACCCGGCAGCCAAGATCGCCGGGCCTTCCAATATCGGCAACTACCTCGCCCGCCTCGGCATACCGGCCACCGCCGGATTCGGGCCACACTACGAGGGCCTACACGCCACCAACGAACGCGTGCGCATCGACACAATCCCCATCGTCCAGGCCATCTACGACCGCGCCCTCCAGTTGCTCACCCAGTCCTAG
- a CDS encoding helix-turn-helix domain-containing protein, translating to MTPPAPHSSPLRQARTNRGATLEQVCADLDHASPDGASGVTPSMLSGWERGRHTTSSRYRRLLAHYYGEPVHVLFAHQDESPIEASDSPRLITDPQSLRDAMINVVSSAEEYLAVAGSRSRDQNYLTAIETALHQRPSLVHYRLLFGPPRTQPLFEHLEHLLEIRDPQDRSLGMKTLHIGLIDTDLPERFFCACEHTAVVPLPSFISVYGFDCGVVLGPNAAMRLVDHARQGYAAASRVENPTVLRSLNADTTRDRYTA from the coding sequence ATGACACCACCCGCCCCCCACTCCAGCCCTTTGCGTCAAGCCCGCACAAACCGGGGTGCCACCCTGGAACAGGTGTGCGCCGATCTCGATCACGCCAGCCCTGACGGCGCCAGCGGGGTCACGCCGAGCATGCTGTCTGGCTGGGAACGCGGACGCCACACCACCAGCTCTCGCTACCGCAGGCTCCTCGCCCACTACTACGGCGAACCCGTGCACGTTCTCTTCGCCCACCAAGACGAATCACCCATCGAGGCCAGTGACTCCCCACGGCTCATCACCGATCCGCAGTCGCTGAGAGACGCCATGATCAACGTGGTGAGTTCGGCTGAGGAGTATCTGGCGGTGGCGGGGTCACGCTCGCGCGACCAGAACTACCTCACAGCGATCGAAACCGCGCTACACCAGCGCCCCTCTCTGGTGCACTACCGACTCCTGTTCGGCCCACCCCGCACCCAGCCCCTGTTCGAGCACCTGGAACACCTTCTGGAGATCCGCGACCCCCAAGACCGCTCCTTGGGCATGAAAACGCTGCACATCGGCCTCATCGACACGGATCTGCCCGAACGGTTCTTCTGCGCCTGCGAGCACACCGCAGTTGTACCCTTGCCCTCATTCATTTCGGTCTACGGGTTCGACTGCGGTGTCGTGCTCGGCCCCAACGCTGCTATGCGACTCGTGGACCACGCACGCCAGGGGTATGCTGCGGCATCTCGGGTCGAGAACCCGACGGTCCTGCGTTCGTTGAACGCCGACACCACACGAGACCGGTACACCGCATGA
- a CDS encoding NAD(P)-dependent oxidoreductase, translating into MPHSRTIGFPRESDSDERRTLLTPQLAHAFSGAGFRVISEPGIGAGIGQDDTALPQVEFCAPEQVWSAPLVLRYKPGPATDLDRLAPEQTIGAIFHAEGDPDMLTALTRTRVRAFSYEFLHERGTFPLATAGGQIAGTQAVLAGAQALQRPEGRGVLLGGVPGAAPAHAVVIGNGNVGAAAAHTAARLGAHVTVLTRTSHTATTHERRAPAGVRVETNTPERLAELVTTADLVIGAILISTHTTPAMITRDHLATMRPGAVIVDATCGYGNGYLPTAGPVQKPGAPPRMVNGVLHVKLDALPKAVPVTASHAYTHAAAPYLLRLARHVLHGADDPAVQSAMVARAGALVHPVLREHAERYTAGAVA; encoded by the coding sequence ATGCCCCATTCCCGCACAATCGGGTTTCCCCGCGAAAGTGACTCCGATGAACGCCGCACCCTGCTGACTCCCCAGCTTGCCCACGCCTTTTCCGGTGCCGGATTCCGCGTTATCAGCGAGCCTGGTATCGGCGCTGGTATCGGTCAGGACGACACCGCATTGCCGCAGGTGGAGTTCTGCGCGCCCGAGCAGGTGTGGTCGGCACCTCTGGTTTTGCGGTACAAGCCAGGCCCCGCCACCGACCTTGACCGTCTCGCCCCTGAGCAGACAATCGGCGCGATCTTCCACGCCGAAGGCGACCCGGACATGCTCACCGCGCTGACCCGCACCCGGGTGCGAGCGTTCAGCTACGAGTTCCTACACGAACGTGGAACCTTCCCCTTGGCCACGGCGGGCGGGCAGATCGCCGGAACCCAAGCCGTCCTCGCTGGAGCCCAGGCGCTTCAACGTCCTGAGGGCCGCGGGGTTCTCCTCGGTGGTGTGCCCGGCGCCGCACCGGCCCACGCTGTGGTCATCGGCAACGGCAACGTTGGCGCGGCGGCCGCCCACACGGCCGCACGGTTGGGGGCCCACGTCACCGTCCTGACGCGCACCTCGCACACCGCCACGACCCACGAACGCCGCGCCCCCGCAGGGGTGCGCGTCGAGACCAACACCCCTGAGCGGCTCGCCGAGCTGGTGACCACCGCCGACCTGGTCATCGGCGCCATCCTCATCTCCACCCACACCACCCCGGCGATGATCACCCGAGACCACCTGGCCACCATGCGCCCGGGCGCGGTGATCGTGGATGCCACCTGCGGGTACGGGAACGGCTACCTGCCCACCGCCGGACCGGTCCAGAAGCCGGGCGCCCCGCCGCGGATGGTGAATGGGGTTCTGCACGTCAAACTCGACGCTCTTCCCAAAGCGGTACCGGTGACCGCCTCACACGCCTACACCCATGCCGCGGCCCCCTACCTGCTCCGGCTGGCCCGCCATGTGCTCCACGGCGCCGACGACCCAGCCGTGCAGAGCGCGATGGTCGCACGGGCAGGAGCGCTGGTGCACCCGGTGCTGCGCGAGCATGCTGAGCGGTACACGGCGGGAGCGGTCGCATGA
- a CDS encoding class I SAM-dependent methyltransferase, which produces MNAPAEVVVDSYRDRAAWARAECRPTTPYLLAQALDGIAHVVEFPCGTGHFLPAYARAGVRVQLIDASWPMLSVATQHARDAGVSELAVGCHFLHQLPALPQAELVVVPHGALNQLAAQTPLTDVLAHLREAVRPGTQLLLQHLASDEGPGGSFYTPALADGEPIRDHRFRAPHGQEVLRHRRQHHSPNRARVHIEFTYTTGGQEDRTAHVHLALPTAVDVEDAVIHAGWTTTHTHAGSGLREFLAIAGSR; this is translated from the coding sequence ATGAACGCCCCCGCTGAGGTAGTGGTGGACTCCTACCGCGACCGCGCCGCCTGGGCCCGCGCCGAGTGCCGACCCACCACCCCCTACTTGCTGGCCCAGGCCCTGGACGGCATCGCGCACGTGGTCGAGTTCCCCTGTGGGACGGGACACTTCCTGCCCGCCTACGCCCGCGCTGGGGTCCGCGTGCAGCTGATCGACGCCAGTTGGCCCATGCTCAGCGTCGCCACACAGCACGCCCGCGACGCCGGAGTGTCCGAGCTCGCGGTGGGGTGCCATTTCCTTCACCAGTTGCCGGCCCTCCCCCAGGCGGAGCTGGTGGTGGTCCCCCACGGGGCGCTGAACCAGCTCGCCGCCCAAACGCCACTGACCGATGTGCTCGCTCACCTGCGTGAGGCCGTCCGCCCAGGAACTCAGCTGCTCCTGCAACACCTGGCCTCCGATGAAGGTCCGGGGGGCAGCTTCTACACCCCGGCGCTGGCCGACGGCGAACCAATCCGCGACCACCGCTTCCGTGCTCCCCATGGCCAGGAGGTGCTGCGCCACCGGCGCCAACACCACAGCCCCAACCGAGCCCGGGTCCACATCGAGTTCACCTACACCACCGGGGGGCAAGAGGATCGCACCGCCCACGTGCACCTGGCCCTACCCACCGCGGTCGACGTCGAGGACGCGGTCATCCACGCCGGCTGGACCACCACCCACACCCACGCCGGCTCCGGTCTCCGCGAATTCCTCGCCATTGCGGGAAGCCGATGA